In Lactobacillus xylocopicola, the genomic stretch TTTTTTTGTGCCCAGATAACTAAAAAGACCCTAATACCAGGGTCTTTTCTTTTGGTTCTACTAAGCTTTTTGATATAAGTTAAAATGTTCACGTAAATACTTTGCCGTCAAACCACTGCTTTTTTGCGAAATATCCACAGGTGTTCCACTAGCCACAATTTGGCCGCCGTGATTGCCACCTCGAGGTCCCATGTCAATCATATAATCACTGTTAGCCATAACATCAAGATCATGCGTAATGGTGATAATCGTTGCTTCTTGATCGAGCAGTTTTTGCAAAACCTGCAACAAGGTTCTGACATCTTGGGGGTGGAGACCGACCGTTGGCTCGTCAAAGACAAATAGGGTTCCTTTTTGTTGACGATGAATATGACTCGTTAGTTTAAGACGCTGGGCTTCACCCCCAGATAAGGCAGGTGTAGATTCGCCTAAATGTAGATAACCTAAACCCATGTCATGTAAGGTAGTGAGGGTTTTGGTGATTTTGGGTTCATTTTGAAACAGCTCTTGACCAAGTGCATCATCGACTGCATAATCAAGCACGTCAGCGATACTTAGTTCTTTCCACTTAACCTGCAGGACAGCTTGATTGTAGCGGTGGCCGCCACACAACGAACAAGTCTCGACCAGGTCGGGCAGGTATTGAATATCGAGGGCGATCACGCCACTACCACCACAGGCTGGGCAGGCCCCCTCCTTGTTATTATAAGAAAAATGAGCCGCGCGATAGTTTAATTTTTGGGCCTCCGGTTGTCGAGCGTAAAGTTTGCGCAGATTATCCATTATATCAGTATAAGTGGCTACTGTTGAACGCTGGTTTTTCCCGACTGGCGAAGAATCAACACTAATCACATTTTTAATCCCGCCATTGTTTAGTGTTTTCACCCATTTTGGTGGTTGTTCACCTGCTTTTTGCGCTTTAAGAGCTGGTAGTAAGGAATCAAGAATCAGCGTGGTCTTGCCCGCGCCTGAAAAGCCCGTAACAGAAGTAAGACAGCCTAAGGGGATCTGCGCTTGAACTCCTTCAACATTAAAGCGCTGGGAAACTGTGAATTCAACCTTGCCCCGTTTAAAGAGTTGATCTGGCGCAACGCGCGGGCGGGCATGCAAGGGAGCAGTTCCTTGAAGATATGGTCCAATAAGTGATTTTTGGGCATGCTCAATTTGAGTTGGCATTCCCTGGGAAATAATTTGGCCACCGCGGCTACCCGAACCCGGACCAATTTCAATAATCCAATCCGCCGCACTGATAATCGATGTTTCATGGTCGACAACCACCAGTGAATTTCCCTGGTTGACCAATTCATGAAAAACCTCAATCAAGCCAGCCACATTATCCGGGTGAAGACCTACAGACGGCTCATCTAAGACATACAAGACGCCGGTAGTTTCAGTGCGTAAGGTACGACCCAACTGAATTCTCTGTAATTCACCGGTCGACAGGGTACTGGCTTGTCGATCCAAACTGAGATAATCTAAACCCAGTTTTAATAACGGTTTTATCTGATGGCCCAATTCGCTAGTCAAATTTTGAGCTAAAGCTTGCATATCTTTAGGTAACCAGTGCAGAATCTTTTGCAGGTACTCACCCAATTCCCCCAAGGTCAAGGCTTCCGCTTCGACAATATTCTTACCAGCAACTTGCTGCTGCCAGCGGCTAGGATCAATCCGGCGACCTTGACACCGCGGACAAGTAGTAAACTGATAAAAAGTATTAATGCGCGCCAGGCCACGTTCTGACTTAGTAGTCTTACGCGAATTTACTACCGCGTTATAGGCATTTTCATACAAAGCATCTAAGTGATAGACGCGCCCCGTGGAAGTCGGCAAGTCCACTGGGACTTTGCGTTCTTCGCCATGTAAGACAATTTCTTTTTCAGCTGGATTTAACTCTTTATAGGGAACATCCGTCCGCACGCCTAATTCCCGTGCAATCCGCCACATCCAGTTTCTTCCCGGAATTTGCCAGGTTGCAACGGCGCCACCTTCCAGGGTACGGTTTTCATCCGCAATGATTTTTTGGTCATCAAGCTGCTCTACCGTCCCCAAACCCTGACACTTCTGACATGCACCAGCGGAGTTGAAGGCAAAGTCTTCAGCACTAAAGGCATAGAATTGCACCCCGCAGGTCGGGCAAGTAATCCGCCCCATTGCAGCACCTGTCAAGTCCATTGCCTGGGCAATCTTAATCGTTGGCGGGATCCGGTGGCCATTCGGGCAGACCGGTGATCCCAACCGTGAAAAGATTAAACGCAGAATATTAAAGACTTCAGTCACCGTCCCCACAGTTGACCGTACTCCTGGCACGGCCGGTCGCTGCCGCAAGGCAAGGGCAGAAGGAATATGCCTTACCTCATCAACTTGGGCCCGTCCCACTTGACTGATTCGCCGTCTGGTATAGGCCGCGAGTGAGTCAAGATAACGCCTTGCTCCTTCAGCATAAAGAATACCCATGGCCAGACTGGACTTCCCCGAGCCGCTCAATCCTGAAATTGCCACAAACTGGTGCAACGGAACATTAACACTAATATTTTTTAAATTGTTAACTCGGCCGCCAATTACTTCAATTTTACTTGGTTGTTGCTGGTAGTCCATCAGTGACCATCCTTTCCCTTATTAATTGGTTTTGGTGCCTTATCAGTCTTCTTTAACAAGTATTGCCGGATTACCTGAATCACCTGCTTGTTCTGCGGTAAACTCGAATGACCGGCCTCCTTGCCAGTTACAATCATCGAGGTATAGTCCTTGACCTGATTTTGAAAGACAAACTTTCCCGCGGCGACA encodes the following:
- a CDS encoding AAA family ATPase; the protein is MDYQQQPSKIEVIGGRVNNLKNISVNVPLHQFVAISGLSGSGKSSLAMGILYAEGARRYLDSLAAYTRRRISQVGRAQVDEVRHIPSALALRQRPAVPGVRSTVGTVTEVFNILRLIFSRLGSPVCPNGHRIPPTIKIAQAMDLTGAAMGRITCPTCGVQFYAFSAEDFAFNSAGACQKCQGLGTVEQLDDQKIIADENRTLEGGAVATWQIPGRNWMWRIARELGVRTDVPYKELNPAEKEIVLHGEERKVPVDLPTSTGRVYHLDALYENAYNAVVNSRKTTKSERGLARINTFYQFTTCPRCQGRRIDPSRWQQQVAGKNIVEAEALTLGELGEYLQKILHWLPKDMQALAQNLTSELGHQIKPLLKLGLDYLSLDRQASTLSTGELQRIQLGRTLRTETTGVLYVLDEPSVGLHPDNVAGLIEVFHELVNQGNSLVVVDHETSIISAADWIIEIGPGSGSRGGQIISQGMPTQIEHAQKSLIGPYLQGTAPLHARPRVAPDQLFKRGKVEFTVSQRFNVEGVQAQIPLGCLTSVTGFSGAGKTTLILDSLLPALKAQKAGEQPPKWVKTLNNGGIKNVISVDSSPVGKNQRSTVATYTDIMDNLRKLYARQPEAQKLNYRAAHFSYNNKEGACPACGGSGVIALDIQYLPDLVETCSLCGGHRYNQAVLQVKWKELSIADVLDYAVDDALGQELFQNEPKITKTLTTLHDMGLGYLHLGESTPALSGGEAQRLKLTSHIHRQQKGTLFVFDEPTVGLHPQDVRTLLQVLQKLLDQEATIITITHDLDVMANSDYMIDMGPRGGNHGGQIVASGTPVDISQKSSGLTAKYLREHFNLYQKA